AATGAAACACCATCTGGCAATGGTGCATCCAGGACAGACAAAGAAGATCAGTCTTCCATCACGCCCAAAACCTTCAACTGGATGCTTGTGAGGCAGCCAGAATTTGTACTTTATGCCATTTTTGGTATATTAGCTGCTATGAGTTTTTTTGTTCCTCCATTATTTTTAGTTCCACTTAGCTACAGCCTGGGAATAGATGAATCCTGGACTGCATCCCTCCTATCCATTTTGGCTATGGTGGACTTTGGAGGCAGATTGCTGTGTGGCTGGTATGCCAACCTCCACGTTACCAAAAGCATTCATTTGCTGGCAATGGCGATTACATTGATCAGTACTTCCCTGATGCTCTTGCCACTGGCTAACAATTACCTTTCCCTGGCAATATTCACTGGCTTCTATGGATTCTTCTTTGGCACAACAGTCGCCATTCACATTACAGTGCTAGTAGATGTTGTAGGCATGCCAGAATTTGACAGTGCCCTAGGACTCTTCATGCTTATTCGAAGCACTGGAGGTTTTGTGGGGCCTCCTCTTGCAGGTAAGTTAAGACAACTCACTGCCAAATACAGTTTAAAAGAGGAAAGGGGAATGGTAATCTGAACTGAAAAGATCTGGATCTGCACTCaactttcccccttttttagCTCAGGGGTATCTGAGCCAAGAAGTACATAAAAACAAATAGTCAGTTTAAATCCTTCTCAAAATACACTGCTCCTTCTCTTCTGTGTGATTTTGGAGATACCTTTACAACAAGAAAGGAGGGATAAAAGGCAGGGTTCACATGGTTGTCCTGCTTTCTGAATCCCACATAAAGCCACTTGATGGCCTCCAACTATTTAGCTAAGAAAGTGCGCCTTTAGGACAAGCAGCAGACACACACTTTCAGAGAAGAAACCGAAATTTGAGACTACTGATGTTGCACAAATGTTGGTATTGTTGGGAGGGTTTCTACAGAAGTTCAAATCGAACAGCCTGAAACATTAGGCTATGCAAACCTCAAGGAAATATTCAGAGAAATGCCTGCTGGTTTTAGACAGCATTTGAGCCAGCTAGTATAATAAACAGGGAAGGCAGCACATAAGAACAGTGGGAAGAGAGAGCAGACAATGAGACAGCACATGGATTTATGGCCTGGCAAAAAGATATAGTCATCTTGGAAAAAGACAAGACAAATGAACTGCAAGCTGTAGAGGCTTTAAAAAGTgatatggcaaaaaaaaaaaaaaaaaccaaaaaaaaccaaaaccattgTGACTTGTGCAATGCAGATCTGAGTCCTCATCCAAAGACCATTGTTCACGCACTACAAGTGACTTTTGTGATAATGACATTGCTAATGGGTTGCAAATGAGTCCAACTGAATactggaatattttaattcacttttgaAATACAGGAACCAGGAAGATTTGTAGAGGGTTTGAAACAGAACAGTATCGAAAATGTGTTGGAAAGATCTGAATAAAATACAGTTTATAGTGGCTGGTCACTAGTACTTATTATCTGGGAATCAGTGTGGCCCCTTTTTGTATATTTAGAGAACTACCAAGAATATATGGAAGAGCAGGGAACCCTAAGTGCCTCTCaagctctcctctcctcctttgaGTGTAAAATCTAAAAGACTTGAGTTCATGATTCCTATGCCTGTATAGGTCTGATCATAGTTTAGAATGTGGGCTAGGAAGTACCCTAAACATGGACAAACTTCCCAAAAGCAAGCAACCTTCATCAGCCCACAAAGGAATGTGCCATCATACCCACAGGGCAGCTGACACACCTCTGCAGAGCTACTACTGTAATACTGTACTGTAGAGATTTTTCAGTATAATACACAATGGCATCACATGTTTTGATTGGCTTCAATGTCCCTGAAAACCAAGGTCTTTTTGTTAGCTTCTGTGACTCTTTGTAAAATGATGAACTGGAAATCCACAACATGTCAGACAAATTCTCCAATTTTGTCTCCAGCAGATGAATGTCCTTTCCTTCTTTAAACTCACTCATGCTGTAGTTATGGTCCAAATTTCAGCAACTCGTGACAGCTACACCACAGAACATGGAGCTGCTCACATACACAGCTGCACAGTCTGTCTTTCTGCCAATATGTGCACTTGCACTGTCTGCCACACTTTTGGCTGGAAAGTACTTAAAACTGTGTAATGTATTTTTTCACTAGTAAttcacaaatgaaaaacaataaGACATGAATTGtgtttcaaaacacaaaaatgaaaaatgctatACTGGGGTGATGGTCCTGTGCTATGGTGTAGAAATCTGCCAGACAAGTATGTAGCCAGTACACTGCCTTTATAAGAGGATATATTCACAATGCTGAGCTAAATTACATTCGTCTGCTCTCCATCAATCAAATTCCTGTCATTTGTTTCTCTCCAGGTCTGATTGTGGACATGACTGGAGATTACAGAGCAGGCTTCTACATGGCAGGAGTCATTCTTGTCCTATCCGctggatttttaattattttagatcgactccaacagagaaaaataagaggaaGCAAGATTAGAACCAAACCAGAAAAGCCAACGTTACCTTACGCTTCCCTGCATATCCTGAAGCATCAAACCAGAAGGTATGGAGAGCACAATGTAGTGGTGTGACTACATGAGACCTCTGACAGCATCTCAAGGACACAtggaagtgttttatttttgtctaaGTCACTATTATTAGGATTtgcaaaagaacagaaattttgGGTACAATTATTtgaaacaaaggaagaaagtaATTAATTTACATGCAAAGTAGAGCAGTAACCATTACCATGTTATCTTGATATTGAAGTTGCATTTTGACTATGCAAGTCTTCAGTAGAGTCCCAGAGGGCTGTGCTAAATGAAATAGGCAAACCATAGTCTAAGCTAAATTGCTGTGAAGTGTATGTGCAGCAGATACAAACTCTACCCTCAACTGCAGACTGCAGCTATtgctaaaaaaaaggaagaggcaTCAGCTCACAAATGCTTACTTGGGGAAGTGGTGCCCAGTATTTTCAGTAAACAAGTTGGATCTGAAAGCACAAGTAAATGAATACAGTTTTGAGCTGAAGGGTTTGCAGGTACTCTACAGAGTAGTGCTGGAATAAGACAAATAAATAGACAAACCTGGTAAAAGTTAAAAGTTAGATGAGTAACAGAATACAGTA
This genomic window from Zonotrichia leucophrys gambelii isolate GWCS_2022_RI chromosome Z, RI_Zleu_2.0, whole genome shotgun sequence contains:
- the LOC135459337 gene encoding monocarboxylate transporter 13-like; translation: MQAKDSNPPDGGYGWVVVVSAFMVMGLTAAVLKTFGLFFVEIQQHFDELASTTSWITSVTITVFHLGAPVASSLCVQYTHRRVVITGGLLAFSGMALGFFGLNMVWLFATTGFLQGLGISFSWTPAISIVSHYFSKKRALANAIASAGECAFAFMFGPFFQWLIGQYGWKGALLIIGGIQLNICVCGVLMRPLASSCFLEASHCENETPSGNGASRTDKEDQSSITPKTFNWMLVRQPEFVLYAIFGILAAMSFFVPPLFLVPLSYSLGIDESWTASLLSILAMVDFGGRLLCGWYANLHVTKSIHLLAMAITLISTSLMLLPLANNYLSLAIFTGFYGFFFGTTVAIHITVLVDVVGMPEFDSALGLFMLIRSTGGFVGPPLAGLIVDMTGDYRAGFYMAGVILVLSAGFLIILDRLQQRKIRGSKIRTKPEKPTLPYASLHILKHQTRRYGEHNVVV